The genomic window TTTTGCGAGATGCTGGACCCCTTTCGGGATAAAAGCAAATTCTTTGCGTTAAGGTGCTTATGGCAATCAATCAGGGTGTTCGGCCGGGGGGCCGGAGCGCGCGGGTGCAGGCCTCGGTGCACAAGGCCGTGGCGGAGTTGCTGGAGGAGCGCGAGCGCGCGGAACTGACCGTGCCGATGATCGCCGCCCGCGCCGGCGTCACGCCCTCGACCATCTACCGGCGCTGGGGCGACCTCAACGAGTTGCTGGGCGACGTCGCCCTGCAGCGCATCCGCCCCGACGCCGAACCGGCGGATACCGGCAGCCTGCGCGGCGACCTGCTGGCCTGGGGCGAGCAGTACATGGAGGAAACCGCCTCGGTGCCCGGCCGCGCGGTGGTGCTTGACCTGCTCGCGGCTGGCGGCGGCTGCTCGGGACGCTGCATGGCCATTGCCTGCGGCCAGTTCGACATCATCCTGCTGCGCGCCCGGGAACGCGGCGAGAACGTGCCCGAGGTCGACCGCATCGTCGACCGGCTGATGGCGCCGCTGGTGTACCGCATCCTGTTTTCCGCCGAGGAGCTGGACGTGGCGTATGTCGAGCGCCTGGTCGACCTGACGCTCGAAGGTTTGTAGCAGATTCGCCGAAAGGCTCTGTGCCGCATCCGACGTTTCTGCAATGCCCGGTTGGATCCTCTGTAGGAGCGAGCTTGCTCGCGAATCAGCGTCGCTCCGGCGCTGGGGAAACCGTTCGCGAGCAAGCTCGCTCCTACAGGTTCCCGTTCCGCATCAGGCGCGGCTCAGGCGGATCACCGTGCGGGCGACGGAGACGCCGGTGAACAGCACCACGAACAGGCGCAGGGTCTGCATGGCCAGCACCAGGCCGACGTCGGAGTGGGTGTCCACCGCGATGATCGCCATGGCGTCCAGGCCGCCGGGGCTGGTGGCGAGG from Pseudomonas sp. GCEP-101 includes these protein-coding regions:
- a CDS encoding TetR/AcrR family transcriptional regulator codes for the protein MAINQGVRPGGRSARVQASVHKAVAELLEERERAELTVPMIAARAGVTPSTIYRRWGDLNELLGDVALQRIRPDAEPADTGSLRGDLLAWGEQYMEETASVPGRAVVLDLLAAGGGCSGRCMAIACGQFDIILLRARERGENVPEVDRIVDRLMAPLVYRILFSAEELDVAYVERLVDLTLEGL